The Hippocampus zosterae strain Florida chromosome 19, ASM2543408v3, whole genome shotgun sequence region TTGTCCGATTGACAAAAACGTATCACGAaatggaacaaattaaaaaaatattaaaaaaataataatcatatttttttgcatttaaatgcaTTACTCATAAAACCAATACAATTTTGTCCACTTTGGGTAACCATCCTCACGTTTATCTTTAACCAACTGTGGACGGATTACAATTTGGTCGAACCAGTGGTGGCAGGCTATAATGAATGAGCAAGATATTTTATTCACCATAGACATGTGTAACCCCAGTTGTGCTTCGCTATAGACACATtacactttattttctttttggggtgtgaaaGGACTCCAAACTATGAAGCTTCTGTCTTTTATCTCTTACGCTAATTGCTACAGTAAGAAAAATCCTGTGATactggcaacaacaaaaaaagtgttatgaAATTAGATACTGTATGTCTGGTTGAGAAACACAGCGTCAAAGAATGTATAGATGAAAATAACAGAAATGCATGATGTGTATGATGTATGTCTGCATGATTGAGGCCTTGTCGTCACCGCTTTCACGTAGACTAGAGCGTAGCAAGCGAGGAAACGTCGAAAGACGCAGCGGTGGTCTGTCAAGGATGCTCACGGTCTTGAATGTGAGAAGGGCGACCTCAAGTGAACAAGAACGATATTACACATACACATGTGAGTAAGGTCGGGGTTTGTAAAATCACCACGTTAGTAAGTTCGGTGTTTGTAAAAATCACTATTTTTCACTTAATTCTTGTAAAaacatgactttcaatagaCAAAAACGGCgacttattaaaaaaagaacatttataAATAAGAACTAAAAGAGAGAGATGGTTGTTTTACTGGCCTCTGTCGGCCTTTGTTTCACAGCTGAATGACGCCAAGCGATGAGCTTGCCGTCCTCACTGTCACCACTAGAGGGCGACAAACATGATATGAACGTgaaaagcccttttttttccagagcaggaACATCTTGAAATCTTTTCAGGCATGCTTTGTTGGCATTTATAGAAATATATAATTCTATAACAGTAGACAAGGTTATTTATGTGTGCGTTCACGTGAGATGAGCATGTGTTCAGTGATAAACTCTTGTACCCTCGGCTGCTTCCCCTCCtcctcatgtggcatcatcacaAAGAGTGCGTGTTGTTTCAggaaacacacgcacatacgcacGGACATACAGATAGCTGTAGAAGTAGTGGTGGTAGTACTTGTAGTACGGTGTACAGTACCCAGCTGTCTGGCTTTGTGAGCGCCACTGTAAGAGAATCCCGGTAAGAGACTCTCCATCAATCGGGCTTCCTATGACACAAACTATGTACACCTGTTCGCTctcactctcgctctctcacacacacgcacacaaataaatagagggggagagggagagaaagacgTTGATGGTGGGGTGGTACATTTGCCTGACTTGAGTGCGGGCGGAATCGTTTCCCAACtcggtgacggtgtggatgtgggtgtgaaaggttgtttctttctgtgtgtgccctacgactgactggcgaccagctcAGGGTATAATCTGCTTTTCGAACCAAGTATTagatgtggcaaagtgaagcaaattGTGAAAATGCTTCCCAGGAGATGGAAAAACTGGATTAATACAGAGTTATTgttttatatctatatatatattgcgcgtcgtcccgcacgcggtctgtccttccgtctgtcccttttcaaaacgtacctacttcaccgcgccgctgcgtgccaccactgcgccgctcaggcagtggctcactacgatcgcgcgggcatcttagcgaaaaaatgttgtctacccacaagcattgcaatgaaattgttagttatttagtagagctaaacatatctttattttcgcgataagcaatgaagatgaacaaaaagttgaaccaagcaacaacacctttgtggcccggagggcggcgaaccaccaccttaccagccttccgcaggaactagctgatgagccgcccggagggcggcgaaccagctagtcatatatatatatatatatatatatatgcatgtatacacactACTTGTACATGCATATCTACTGTTTTCCCCGAAAACAATGCATATTGTGGTGTGCTCACTTTTGGGGGATTTTGTTGGGATTACATGCTGACCTCGggctactttttaaaaacattccaaCAAAATCCTCAACTTTGGTTCCTAAAGCGTAGCTCATCTATccccaactacacacacacacacacacacacacagccaaacaAAAAGCCCAAGGCCTGGCGATACCTGTTGACACTTGTGGGCAGGAAATGGGCCAAGGGTCCTGGAGGTGGGGGGcgtagggggtaggggggtgttGCTGTAGGGCTTCAAGGTGGGCCTCCTCTCAAGTTACATGTCCATCCAAACTTTTGTTTACACGTAATGACTTCCTGCGAATCCGCTTGTCCACCGTCACAAGACTTCATCTGGAATTGGGCTGGAACACCAAGTTTccaaaaaacagaaataattaagtacaatacaaaataatgtcaattaattttaaattaattacattgtttttgataccaaaaaatgtcactttacaTGAGAATGAATAagaatttttttccaagaaaaaaacgaGAAAAGTCAGAATTTTgtagaaaaaaagttgacatttcaCGCAAGacaaaacttttttctttttaaagattGTTACAAAGACTAAAATCCAAATTAGAGAAACATCTTTTACGTGAAAAGGTTTGGAAATTTTGTCAAGAAAAATGTAGTTTTACaacaatgtatttgttttttttaatgcatgctTTTATTCTGAAATGACGCTTTTcgaaaattaccccccccccaaaaaaataagtgaGTGTACCTAATGATGGTATTTCATCAAATGGATGGTTCTTCATTGGCAGGGTGGTCTGGCGAGTGAGCAAACGGCGTGTAGAAATGCGTGGTATGCGTGGGGACGCTGCGCGTCCATTGTGCCAGGTGGGTTCCGCTCGGTCGGGCCTGAAAACGATGTCAGGAGTGTGAGAAACCCGATCGCGCCGCTCGCCCTTCATCGAGACTTCATGGCCGACATCACAGGAGGAAGAGCGGGATGCTTTCAACGCCACCGACGCGCGAGCAAACAACCCAAGacaatattaattttttttttggattaaattttttttaaatcaccaaaattaaaacaaattcttgtgaaaccacaaaaaaaagtcttaccaAAAGAAATTTTTCCGATTcaaattgtgaatttttttcatcCCATTAAGACAAATTAAATtagctatttttaaaatatttcttgaaaaataaatactaatttcattttttaaacttgagacatttttctgatgaaataactttttcctataacttttttttcatacaatgatgacttttctgggcggcccggtagcccagtggttagcacgtcggcttctcagtgcagaggtactgggttcgattccactctggacctccctgtgtggagtttgcatgttctccccgggcctgcgtgggttttctctgggtgctctggtttcctcccacactccaaaaacatgcatggcaggctgattgaacactctaaattgtccctaggtgtgagtgtgagtgcgaatggttgttcgtttctgtgtgccctgcgattggctggcaactgattcagggtgtcccccgcctactgcccgaagacggctgggataggctccagcatccatcgcgacccaagtgaggattaagcggttcggaaaatggatggatggatggatggatgacttttcatatttttttacttaaaaaaaaaaactttttttcatttttgtaagtTTGACTTTTCCCTCTATTTTaactttttcatattttcactttttactcaaaatttacaaaaaatgttgcctttttttcttgtgaaaatGTCGTGTGTTCTTGGAGTAGAATTTTATTCTTGAGAAATTCTTAATCAAAAAAGGCAACTTTTTTCCTGCTATTTTATTCATATcagatcactttttttcttgaaaaaatatcCTATTTTAATCTCAACATTcccaaaattttctccaaaatttcttctttgaaaaatttagattttttgacatttgtttCTCTTCATAATAGCACAGTTCCCTAActataaaatgattttttaaattaaaaatgtgtttcttctcAATGTGACTATATTTGCCTCagtgttaaccctttcagggacagcggtgactacattggacagcttatcacgtCATCAGATTACAGGCTGCATGAAATGGTTAAAAACATGccactcaagattttttttcttttatgtcaTAAGTTTTGTCAAAAGAAGCCAACTATGACTTTATTCTGAGTAGGAACACGACACTTACCTTCATTTCGATTTTGGCTGCCTGTGCAACCTTTAATGGCCATTTGTCTTtatgatgctgcttttttttggggggggggggggggagtaggggGAGCCTTGCTTAAGTCACGAGCTCCGCACAGAACACGTCTGAACGCGTCATGCAGCGTTGTCAGACTCAAAGTGGCTCTGCTGTGACAAAAGTTTAAGACGACATATTCGACGTCGATTTCAATTCAAATCTCACAAGTCAACATTGGTTCATTTATTTCTCAATAAAGCAACACAGACGTAGACGCGCCAGATCACTTTTGGCAATATGTTCAAAATATTTACAATGGCATAGCTGCGCTGTAtggacacggacacacacacacacgcacgcacgcacacacacacacacacacacagacacacacacacacgcgcatgccaGCACCCACGCAggcgcgcacgcacaaacacacacattaaaggCTTGTGTTTCACACACTAAATGCTTCTCCCTTATTAACTCCATATACAAGTATGAGCATCcacaactgtgtgtgtgcagcaAGTTGACGAGCAGTTGTCGTTGACAGCTGCATGGGGGTCAGCGAGTGGCCCCAAATAGCCGAGTGGCACTCTCCTAAAATTTGCCCCTATCCCACCCCTCTTCTACGAACACCAAGCTGTGGCGCAGGCGTGTGCGTTTTTACATTCAAACCACTTTCcgatcccttttttttgtttcttcttaaccctttgagggacagcggttactacagtggacagcttcccGTGTTATTAGGGTACAGAGTAACTAAAATGAAACTGTCAAGTAATCCAAGCTGATGAATGGATGATATgattgatgggttttttttccaggcccaCCGTTTTTGCAACGCCGAGCGGGTTTCACGTGATGGAAATTTGAGAAGATGCCGTCAGCGTCCATGAAATGCCAAACACACCCAATGAGCGATGAAATGACTTGTCAAGTAGTAAAGTTGACTAGTCAACTAGTCAACCAATCATTTGAAGCTCAACTTTTTCATCCAAATGGTCCCCGGAAGTGGAAATGAGAAGGCGTGAGTCAATTGCGTTCGACCTTTTGTCGGCTGGCTGCGGGGTGCGGATCAGTCCAAGTGTCAACTTGTCTGCTGTTGGATCTTTGTTGATGGTGAGAAACTTTGTAGCGTCTGACTTTGAGCCCAATTCACCAAGACAGTCTGACGCATCAGTTGCAACAGGAAATGCAAATCAAAGTTGTTTACAAGGAGCAGCaacatggggaggggggggggggggggagcagggacAATGTCAGATTTTGCCCGGCagacacattttggaaaattgGCACAAAGTAGATTCACCTGAGTGTCTTTCGCGCAGCCAACGGGACACGTTAGCTACTTTCATACGAGGCCATTTAAGCGAGCTTTCTCCCAGCCATCCTgtacaaaaaatccaaaaagggGATTGGGGGGGACGGACGGGGGAGTGCCATTAGAGGCGGAACAGAGACGGACGGAAAGCTGTCAGTGAGTAATGGGCTGCGAGCAGAAAGTGACCTTTTTAACACCTGAGATGAAGATGACTAAGCCTCTGTTTATGTTCAAAGAAATTGTTGCTGTCACAATGTTATCACAAAACAtcgagagacaaaaaaaacatgaagccgCAATGGCGGTGCAAACGCACACTTCAGACATGGCGACATCTCTCACTTGCTTTGACCAGTTGTGTCACGAGCAAAGAAATGCAGCTTCCATTGAGCACGAAAGGGGCTTTTGGTAATCAGTCCAACTTTCACCAGGACATTATCCCCCCCACATCTGAGCATCCCCACTTCTCCAGCGCCGCCGTCCCACGTTTGTCACAGTCGCTCAAAGACTTTTTCAAACGTCGGCGGTCAACGCAGGTTGCCTCGAGCAGAGCGTCAATCAGTTTGTGtgttgcgcttttttttttggtttgattcTCGGCAGAGTGAAGCGGGGTGAAGGAGGAAAAGCGTCTAGAACCAGTACAAATCCTTGCTCTTGTCCTGTGTCTGCAGACCTGAGAGGACAGCAGTGGAAAAGACAAACAGAAGGTATCAAagaggagagaagaaaaaaaaaggcgctgAAAGCGTGAAGTGACACAAAAGCGATGCAGACAGCTGGCCGCCGCCGCGTAAGACGAGCCGAGCAGGCGGCGGAATCCGTCTTGAATTCATTCGGGCTTTTCGCCGGCGATGTTGTTGCTTCGTTACGCGGCCGCtcgcgttttgttttcattccgaGATGGCGAGCGCACGCGGAAAGTTGGTCAAAACAAAACCGGCAAAAAGGAGGAGGTCCAATTTAGACGCCTCGGCCTTCAGCGTGTTTATAGAAACAGAATCATTCGCGATACCAAAATATTCCGACATTTTGATAAATCAGCCTAGTAAGTCCGATGGTTCACAGTCGTGTTGaagactaattaaaaaaaaaaaagaacatatcaCTGATAacactttttgactttttttaatcgAGAAAATTCTTTTAATACCAAACTTACATTTTTCAGCAAAACTCCAATTTTATGATCAAAAGTTAACATTTTTGTGCTGTAATACAGATTTTGTTTGTGGGCAAATAGAGTGTGAAGCCTAATTGAGCAGAAATTCACCATTTTGGTGGGCTTTTCCTGAaatagaagtttaaaaaaaagttgaatgttaCTTTTTTGGACCAAATATGATGTTTTAATGGCAAAATGTACATGCAGGACTATTTTTAagtaaaatgttcattttagttCAGTTGCAAAATATATCCTATATTTTTTGTGATCTGATTTTTTTGAACATTGTGTTAATGGTAAAAACATGGGACACGAAAAGCAAAAATCAACCATTTTAGTGGAAaatgttttgggatttttttttggagggtgggggggtttgtggcCACAGTTACTTGTAAATTTTTACTGAACAAAATGAACACTGGCAAACTCAAAGCCAATTTTCAACCCATTTAAAATTTGGAGTTTCTCACCTGCGTCCATGTTGAGTCCAATCTCGCCGACTCCGGAGAACGTCCTGCTCCAGgtagccgccgccgcctcgcctTTCCCACCCAGGTCGCAGGGCGTGCCGCCAGCCGGCCCCACCGCGCCACCACCGGACGCCAAGCGGTGGTGAGACCTGACGGACGGCACTAACAGCGAGCCGTAGCGCGGATCAAACGCTGCGCCGTACACCTCGTGGACGGCGGGCCGCGAGTACGGTGAGCCCTGCGCGCTTATGCCGCCTCCCAGCGGGTAGggatggtggtgggggtgggggtggtgcgGGTGAGACGGGTGCCAGGCGTCAGGGCCGGGCTGGTGCAGGTGGCCGTGGAGGGATGACGGGGCGTACGGGTCCCCCGTGGCAAAGGTCAGTTCAGAGTGGGGGGCGGATAGAGCGCTCGCTAGCGAGGACGGCACGGGAGACGGGTAGGAACTGTTCCAGAAAGACGGCGGGAAATTTCTTTGGCTCATCGGGAACGAGCcatctggaagaaaaaaaaagcacagttttcgtctcaaattttcaattctgaggaaaaaatataaattaagatTTGTGCCTCCTCCTTGTGCCTCAAATACAATGTTAAGTGGCATTGTTAttttaatgtcaaaatattacatttagaTGGAAAGTAATCACTTTAAGCAAATATTTAGgtggaaaaatacaaatggtAATAATAtcagataacctttatttgtcccccactggggaaatttgcagtctacagcagcaaaattgagggggcggggggataaataaatacagatgaGTGGTTTTGAGCAAAAGAAACATTGCCATTCCTCACAAGCTCTTAAACACTCAACTtgtactgtgattttttttcctttttttttttttgtggtcattttgcTAAGTTATCAAAATGGGTATTGTATATAAGTTATGGCAAAAAATAATGTTCTCATTTCACATTATTGTTTGTAACAAATTTTACATTTCAGTTGAGTACACGACCACAAACTGCGAAAATGTTTCCTACTTTACTGGTTTTGCATCTTTCTTATGTATCCACGTGACTACATGTTTGAGCCGCAAAATCAAATCCACTTGCAGTTTCCGCCGTCTGGAATATATCCCACCGGGTCATCATCGGGATATTCCATGGCGTGACAACAAGGTGTTTAAATGCAGGCACACTAGTGCGAAGCTCTGGTCCACGTGCAGGATATTGTCAGATTCCATGCACTCACAgccaacaacgaggcgctctaaagcaaccACACCAAGCAGAATATCCAAAGTGAAGTTATGTTTTCTTTGGGTGCAGGGAGAGCTAGCTCACGAGCTAACTGCTACAAAGTGAATCACACAGTGCCATTTCAACCGCGGTCCAAAAATCAGGAAAACAGAAATGCTCAAAAAGATTTCAACGCCATATCTCCTGTACTACATTGTTCTCATTCATTGCACAAGTTTTCAAACATCTATCacgtattttaaaaaacaatctttGAACTCACTTTACAGTCtttaaatacagtgaaactcctctaaaacgaaatcatgtttgcagcaaaaaaaattcacaacagggggtttttcactgtagcaaatttgatctcagatgtaaacacagacacacacaaacgaatgtgtactctttatttttagtcCAATAgggcataaatatgagcatacacttatttgacactccatatagtcagtgtagaaagaaaaaaaagaaaagaaattgctAAAtatacgatcagcattcacttccacttacatcaatttcttggataatgtattttattttgcttcctccatcttaaattttgatcacttttaccctctcttccagcgtcagagctcttcttgaagattttttcacactatggggcattttcgcccatgtaggtttcgttgtagaggagtttcactgtgtcATTCTTATGGGATAAAACCTGTCAGTGTTTTGATGAACACCTTAGGCTTACTAAGGTCTTATATTTTAATGTTGTCATGATGGTGCTACTTCGTTTTCTTGAgtctatttgttttaaaatgtttgcaacCCACTGGTCCATAAGGCACACAATAGTCCGCACATACCTTTGAGGGTCTTGTGGCTACTGGGCGGGTAGGACATGGACGAGGAGGCGTGGCTAAGTGCACGGCTGAAGTGTTGGTCGACGACAGCGCTGATGTCTCCGTGGAAATATGTGAAGAGGACGCAGCGGGAGCTCAGGTACTCGGCCCCCGAGGGCAGCTCCTTGTCTTCCTCCTTGATGGTGGGAGGTCCGGGGGGGCCCAGGCGGCCGGAGCTGCCGCTGTGCTGAGGTTCTTGCATTTTGGAGTCCAAGGTCAGCTTCTGACACAACAAATGGCAACAGTTTCAGTCTTTTTGAAATCCGAACTGGGGAAACTTGACCTTTGGTTGAAACCTCAGATTGGAAGTGCAACACCCAAACCATGATTTCAAATAATATGAAACCTTTATTTGAAACGTCGACCCCAATTAGAAACCCAAAACACAAGTCTATAGTAGGTTTCAAATGCGGGTTTAAAATTAGGATTTGGgtgtcaaattagggtttcaaatttgggtcaGTGTTTCTATTGAAGGTTTCAATTTGGGATTTGAGTTTCAAGTCCTGGTTTCAGGATCACATAGCAGAATCCTCCCATGCATAAATGATAAAAATGCTCTTTTTCTTGAATCACAATTCAAACCATGTCCTATTTGTTGAGTGTCATCTTGCATCACCgtaacatcaacaaaaacaacacagagaAAATGAATATTACGACTGAtgtcaaaaaaagcaatttctgaCATTACAATTCACACTGTGATCATCGTCAATAAAACCCACCATTTGGGTTCCTCGGGCCTTAGTTTGGAAACCCTTCTTTCCAATGTCAATATGATTCATGAGAAATTACACAGACTAAAATGATACATTTCatctttaaattacatttttctgatgaaaaataaacagcttATTTCTATcaaaaaacatatcaaagcaTCTTATAGAATTAAGTAAGACTTTTGAATCAAAATgcgtgagtaagtgtgtgtgtgtgtccttcctCTGAGGCGAACACTCGTATGGAGTCAATCAATTAAGCGGCGGGTACAGAAAGTTGATTACTTTTCAAACTCATTAGCTGAAAATCTAAAAGCAGCTTATAGCGATGCTTTCAGACGTTACGACGACAGCATCCATATTTGTGTATCCTTTAATTTATTTCAAGACTTAATTACTTGGATGATGAAGATTCTGTAGCCTTATCCGACTAATGAGAAACGCCAacataccaaaaaataaataaataaacacaaagatggtcaatacatttttatacgaATTCAAGATTCAAACTGTGCGCCCCATCTAAATTTAGATGTGGATTTAGTGACACCAAATGATATATAAAGCAGATTTTGGGAAAACATCCCATTTCGATGATAAAGTACATCTCACCCAATTTATAAATGCAACCAAGCAACAATGAAATCTATGCAACCGCCAATTAAAATGTCAAGA contains the following coding sequences:
- the vgll2a gene encoding transcription cofactor vestigial-like protein 2a — encoded protein: MSCLDVMYQVLGAQSYFSPYMPYQYQQQKLTLDSKMQEPQHSGSSGRLGPPGPPTIKEEDKELPSGAEYLSSRCVLFTYFHGDISAVVDQHFSRALSHASSSMSYPPSSHKTLKDGSFPMSQRNFPPSFWNSSYPSPVPSSLASALSAPHSELTFATGDPYAPSSLHGHLHQPGPDAWHPSHPHHPHPHHHPYPLGGGISAQGSPYSRPAVHEVYGAAFDPRYGSLLVPSVRSHHRLASGGGAVGPAGGTPCDLGGKGEAAAATWSRTFSGVGEIGLNMDAGLQTQDKSKDLYWF